One Desulfobulbus propionicus DSM 2032 DNA segment encodes these proteins:
- a CDS encoding S66 peptidase family protein, with the protein MPEAPLLPPRLQRGDAIGLFCPAGPVREVHRLQAGIKVIEEAGFKVKMRGPAEPVAGYLADDDARRAEHLHALWNDEEVKAILAIRGGYGCLRMIEHLDWELFRQRPKWLAGFSDVTLLLNSLHQRANLITIHGPVATSLAGSEPAYQAALFSLLTGSFEELIKPKGLEILRGGTGRGRLAGGNLTTLVHLLATPWDIPWEGSILVLEDTNEPLYRLDRMLTQLALAGRLQGLTGLLLGEFDTGGNAVDNLRLQEAVWARVLELAGPGFPIWARVPVGHRERNLALPIGMEAMMDSASGVLSLLPGSVTLV; encoded by the coding sequence ATGCCTGAAGCGCCTCTTCTGCCCCCCCGGCTGCAACGCGGCGATGCCATCGGCCTGTTCTGTCCGGCTGGACCGGTGCGGGAGGTGCACCGTCTGCAAGCCGGGATCAAGGTCATCGAAGAGGCGGGATTCAAGGTCAAGATGCGCGGCCCAGCCGAGCCGGTTGCCGGCTATCTGGCGGACGACGATGCCCGTCGGGCCGAACATCTCCATGCCCTGTGGAACGATGAGGAGGTCAAGGCCATCCTCGCCATTCGCGGCGGATACGGCTGCCTGCGGATGATCGAGCACCTCGACTGGGAACTGTTTCGCCAGCGCCCCAAGTGGCTGGCCGGTTTCAGCGACGTGACCCTGCTTCTGAACAGCCTGCACCAACGGGCCAATCTGATCACCATCCATGGGCCGGTGGCCACCTCGCTGGCCGGCAGCGAACCGGCCTATCAGGCCGCGCTCTTTAGCCTGCTCACCGGTTCTTTCGAGGAACTGATCAAGCCCAAGGGGCTGGAAATCCTGCGCGGCGGCACTGGCCGGGGACGGTTGGCGGGCGGCAACCTCACCACCCTGGTGCACCTGCTGGCCACCCCCTGGGACATCCCATGGGAAGGCTCCATTTTGGTGCTGGAAGACACCAATGAACCGCTCTACCGGCTGGATCGCATGCTGACCCAACTGGCCCTGGCCGGACGTCTCCAGGGGTTGACCGGCCTGCTGCTCGGCGAGTTCGACACCGGCGGCAATGCAGTGGATAATCTCCGCTTGCAGGAGGCGGTGTGGGCGCGGGTGTTAGAACTGGCTGGACCGGGGTTTCCGATCTGGGCCCGGGTCCCGGTGGGCCACCGGGAACGCAACCTGGCCCTGCCCATCGGTATGGAAGCAATGATGGATTCCGCCAGCGGCGTTCTCAGTCTCTTGCCCGGTTCGGTTACCCTTGTTTGA
- a CDS encoding type III pantothenate kinase, with product MLLAVDVGNSHTVSGIFEKGQLMGNWRLQSRQDRTADELAIRYHGLFQMAGINPDRITGFIIASVVPILETSWLHFARSYLTKLRQPPLSVNHTLKLGMEVATENPAEVGADRIVNAVAAWDRFQAPLIVIDFGTAITFDCVNEQPAYVGGTIHPGIGISLDALATRTAKLPRLDIDVTPDHPIGTTTVKAIHSGALYGFGGLVDRMVEVLSRQLTPNQERAKTIATGGMAGLIKPYTHTIDEIDPELTLTGLQLIYRLNCKGKDA from the coding sequence ATGCTTCTAGCCGTGGATGTCGGAAACTCCCATACCGTCAGCGGTATTTTCGAAAAAGGTCAACTGATGGGCAACTGGCGGCTGCAGTCGCGTCAGGACCGCACCGCCGACGAGCTGGCCATCCGCTACCACGGCCTCTTCCAGATGGCGGGCATCAATCCGGACCGGATCACCGGCTTCATCATCGCCTCGGTGGTGCCCATCCTGGAGACCAGCTGGCTCCACTTTGCCCGCAGCTACCTGACCAAGCTGCGCCAGCCGCCGCTGTCGGTCAACCATACGCTCAAGCTCGGCATGGAAGTGGCCACCGAGAACCCGGCCGAGGTCGGGGCGGACCGGATCGTCAATGCTGTGGCGGCCTGGGATCGGTTTCAGGCGCCACTGATCGTGATCGACTTCGGCACGGCCATCACCTTTGACTGCGTCAACGAACAGCCGGCCTATGTCGGCGGCACCATCCATCCGGGCATCGGCATCTCGCTCGACGCCCTGGCCACCCGCACCGCCAAGCTGCCCCGGCTGGACATCGACGTCACCCCGGACCACCCCATCGGCACCACCACGGTCAAGGCCATCCACAGCGGCGCCCTGTACGGCTTCGGCGGCCTGGTCGACCGCATGGTCGAGGTGCTGAGCCGCCAGTTGACCCCGAATCAGGAACGGGCCAAGACCATTGCCACCGGCGGCATGGCCGGGTTGATCAAACCCTACACCCACACCATCGACGAGATCGATCCGGAGCTGACCCTCACCGGCCTGCAGCTGATCTACCGCCTCAACTGCAAGGGCAAAGATGCCTGA
- the cutA gene encoding divalent-cation tolerance protein CutA — MTPYIQVVTTVADRTVAERLAAHLLEQRLAACVQITPCTSWYRWQGAIEQGEEMVCTVKSRRDLFPELCRAVRALHPYEVPEILASPVVDGGESYLHWLEQELRPAKED, encoded by the coding sequence ATGACCCCCTACATCCAGGTAGTGACCACCGTGGCCGACCGGACCGTTGCCGAGCGGTTGGCCGCCCATCTGCTCGAACAGCGGCTCGCGGCCTGCGTCCAGATCACCCCGTGTACCTCCTGGTACCGCTGGCAGGGGGCGATCGAGCAGGGCGAGGAGATGGTCTGTACCGTCAAATCGCGCCGTGATCTCTTTCCCGAGCTGTGCCGTGCCGTCCGTGCCCTGCATCCCTACGAGGTGCCGGAGATCCTGGCCTCGCCGGTGGTGGACGGCGGCGAGAGTTATCTCCACTGGCTGGAGCAGGAACTGCGCCCGGCCAAGGAGGACTAA
- a CDS encoding REP-associated tyrosine transposase, with the protein MARSRYVILEPDKPHFLTCTVVEWLPVFTRPDAVRILLESWSRQRANAGLRLYGYVILENHLHFVAQAPRLDKCLHSFKSFTAARLIELLEAHRAERLLARLRLAKRAHKHDRQYQFWQEGSHAELIVSEPVLREKLEYVHHNPVKRGYVDLPEHWRYSSARNYLGQPGLIEIDPWF; encoded by the coding sequence ATGGCCAGAAGCCGCTACGTGATCCTGGAGCCGGACAAACCCCATTTTCTGACCTGCACGGTTGTCGAGTGGCTGCCTGTCTTCACCCGTCCGGATGCGGTGCGGATCCTCCTGGAAAGCTGGTCTCGTCAACGGGCAAACGCTGGGTTGCGGCTCTACGGCTACGTGATTCTGGAAAACCACCTGCACTTCGTGGCCCAGGCCCCGCGTCTGGACAAGTGTCTGCACAGCTTCAAGTCCTTCACCGCCGCCCGGCTGATCGAGCTGCTGGAGGCGCACCGGGCGGAGCGGCTGCTGGCTCGCCTGCGACTGGCGAAACGGGCGCACAAGCACGACCGGCAATACCAGTTCTGGCAGGAAGGCTCCCATGCCGAACTGATTGTCAGCGAACCGGTGCTGCGGGAAAAGCTGGAATATGTCCATCACAACCCGGTGAAACGGGGATACGTGGACCTGCCCGAGCATTGGCGGTATTCGAGTGCGCGGAATTATCTCGGACAGCCGGGTTTGATCGAAATCGATCCGTGGTTCTGA